The sequence CCACCAACTAACTTAACTATTTTTTTAGCTAAGCCGTCATAATCTTTAATCATAATATCCTCCTTCTCCAACAAAAAAAGCTCAAGACAACATCCCCACACCAAAAGTGTTGAGTAATGTAAGTCTTGAGCTTATGCCTGCCGAACAGTAACACGCTATTATATTTAATTGTTACGATGAGTCACTCGCCAAACGTGTAAAATCAAGTAAACTTGATCATTTTGGGAAAGTGCCCATCCTTTAGTATTGCGTAAAAATGTTGAGATCTTTTGGACTGTCGCATTTTCATCAGGATACTTCATAATCATCAGCTTCAATAAACTCGGATCCAATTGTTCAGTTGAAGTATTGTTTGATTTTAATTTTCTAATTAAAAAATATCGCAAATGCGAAACCAAGCGGCTGTAATTAAATGATTCATCATCCAAAGTCGTGTGATAACTGATCTGAATAATATTAATAATATCCGCAATCATCTTTGACACTTGAATCGTATCTTGCAAAGTTTCCTTTTCATTTTCGAGATTAACGAAATGATAAGTTAGAAAAACTAATTCACCCTTTGGAAACATGACACCCAAATCTTCTCGAATAATTTCAATAGCTCGAACAGAAGCTTGATATTCTTTAGGGAATAATTTTTTAACTTCCCAACTAACTGCTCGATCTGTAAACTCAATGTGTTCTTTAGCACGTTTATACGCGAAATTGATATGATCAGCCAAAATCAAATATTGATAGTCATTGAATTTAACTTTCAAGAAAGCTTCGACGTCTTGAACAATGTCAGTCGTTACATTAATAATGTCTTCGTCATACTCTTTTAAAGTATCGATTTCATCATTATTAACTGATTTGAATTTTTGAGTAATCTTTGATGCGTCCACCAAATCACCCGGCTTCTTGCCAAATCCAATTCCTTTTCCAACAATCATCCATTCAACGTTTTCATCATCGACGACAAGAGCGGCATTATTATTATAATTTTTGACAAATTTCAAAAATATACCCTCCTCAAAAAAAATACCCACTAATCTTACACTTATAGTGTAACAAGTTAGTAGGTTTATGCCTGATCGAATCAGTAACACGCTTTTTGTTTACGAGCATTATGATAGCGTTTTCTACAATGCTCGTCAAGTCATTTTTTATAAAAAATTTATATCAAAAATAAATAGCTAAATATTCAAAAGTATATTCTTTATTGTTTTTCAATAAATTCATATTGTTTATCAATATAAAATGAGCTAAAATATCCTTAATCACAAAGGAGATTTCGATTATGAAAATCAAAACTACTTTACTAAAATTTGTTACTTTGATTATAGATGCTTTTGTTTTATTCTTTGTAGTCATGTTATCGATGAGCATGCTTAACGCTATTCAAGATCATCCCTTTGATTTATTAACAACAGTTGCTGGCGTGACCTTTTTAACTGTGGGTCTATTAGTCCTTGTCATCAGTTACTACTTATTTAGAATTTTCAAATTGATTGACAATCATAATTTCTTTACCCAACAGGCACTACATTTCGTTAGAATGGTCCGCTATCTGTTCATCGCCTGTTCAGTTGTTCTACTCGCAATTTTACCGATAGCTTATCAGGCTGCCGATATCGATGATGCTCCTGGATTAATTATTGTTGCCTTAGGATTTATCTTCTTTCCCAGTGCAATTGCCGCTTTTATTTCAGTCATGGAAAAAATTCTGATCAACTCGATTCAATTTAAACAAGAAAATGAATTAACGATATAGGAGGTCAAAATGATAAAAATAAATTTAGATCTTCTACTAGTCAAAAAGAATATGACTGTTACCGAATTGGCTGAAAAGGTTGGTATCACGCAAGCTAACATCTCAATTTTGAAAAATGGACGTGCTAAAGCAATTCGTTTTTCAACTTTAGAAAAAATCTGTCAAACACTAGACTGTCAGCCCGGTGATATCTTAGAATATATACAGGAATGACGGAATGTATATATAGCTCTTTCCTTACTCCTTTAAGCTTCAGCTCGTATCTTCACAAAATCATCAAGCAATCTTTAAATAATATAATTTTTCTTATGCTAATATGCAGTTGAAGTTATAGAAAGGAGTCTTAGATTATGTCAGAGACAAAGAAAGTTATTGCCGTAGCTTTAGATATCAATAAGATTCCCTACAATAGTGATGTTGATGTCATTTTTACCCCAGGAACTCAAAAAATTTGGTATACGAGAAATACTCAATCAATTGAGATACCTAAACGGATTTTATTATTTGATTCACTTTTGAATTCATTCTTTAAGAAATTTTCTAAAAAATCCAATAAGCATGATGTTTTGAAATTCAATTATTTTACTAATAAAGTTGCAAGCTACTTGAAGGATCACCCATATGACGCGGTCATCTTCGAAAACCAACAACTTAAGAATAAAATTCTTCCTAATTTCAAAAATAAAAACGAATATGTCGTTGAAGATACGATGGCTTAACTTTTACCGATTCCTTTTGGGATCGGTTTTTTTGCGTTTCATTTAGGAAAAATAATATTTTTAATAAATGAAATGAAAGCGTATTCATTTATTGATATACTACTGTATACAATGAATATACATTTTAGGGGTGTGAATTTCGATGAAAGGACATCATAAGCATCTGATTGGATATATTTTTATATCCCTTTTTGTGCTACTTATAAACTTCTTTATACCTTTGACTACTGTTAAAGCTGAACCAGTGGGTTTGCCTTTGAATGACCATATGGTTATTAGTACACCAACAGTCATTAATCCACCAAACGGTTCAAATCCTTTTACAACAAACAGTACTACTATTTTAAACAATGAAACTATCAAACTCACTAGTGGCCCTGGAAGTGATCAAAAGAAATCAATGAGTTTAGTCTATGATATGCACACAAAAAATATTGGTACTTACGGAACAATTTGGTCTAGGGATAACAAAATGTGGGATTTATCACAAAAGCAAAGTATATCAGCCTGGCTATCATTCGGGGAATACAATAATTCGAAATTATCTAATGGTGAAGGTATGGCTTTTGTATTGCAAAACGATCCTCGCAAAACAACGGCCATGGGTGCAGGTTTACAAGGCCTAGGTGTTTATGGATTAGATTATACATCCATAATCAATTTTGGTATCTCTGCGACTCCAGCTACATCCGATATCATTTCTAATACTGCGATTAAAAATAGCATTGCATTAGAATTCGATTCGCATGTAAATAAAGCAAGTGATACTGGAGATGATTCAACCCCCATAATTCTCCAATACAAAACTGACAAGATTGGTATCACTTCAATTGACAAATATGTTACATCTCATTCTTTTGATGGAAATTTAAAAAATGCCGGTAAATCTCCCGCCGATGTTGGATTTCCTGACAATATTCTTTTACCAGAATCTTTCTTAGGAATAAAGGCAAACGGAAACACTATGGATAGTGATTCTACAGGACATATTGCATTTGCTTTACCTAACTCTCCATATTCGTATTCAAATATTTTTCCAACCACTTCATTACCTACTGAATTTGAAAATGATAAAGTCTCTTCAACCATGGGATTGTTTCATTCAAATATACAAAAAGCTGAATTAATCGATGATGAAGATTACTTTGGGCATGGTGTAAAATGGCATCACGTAACAATAAGTTGGGAACCAGATGAAAATCTTCTTGCCGGAACTTTAAGCTATTCTTTTAATGATAAAGATGAGAATGGCATCACAAATACAAATAAGACTAGTAACAGATACTTCAAGCGTGTAGATTCTTCTATAAAAATCCCAATGAGTACATTCGATGTTCACAATGGTGACTATAACGTTTATTGGGGCTTTACTGGAGCCAATAGTACTTTGGGACAAAATAATGATTCTAGTCAAGGCACTGTTTTTGACAAATATGTCAAATTGGAAACTCTACCTGACTCCCCTAGCCCAATCGCCAACAGTTCGATAACAGACTTAACGCTAAACAAAACTATTACTGACCAATCAACTGACATTGACGTCAACAGTGGCGACTCGGTCGATTTAAATTATGAAATTCGTCACGCTAAAGATGATGACACCAAATCTGATTCCAAGATTCTTCCCGATTCACAAAAACCTTCTTGGAAAGACATTGTCGCTGCTATCCAAATCCCTGATATGGAAACTTACTTAGATTTTCGCCAAGAAGACAGTCCCAATACTCCCGGGCAAAAACGTATCGGCTACATCGAATATCAAGACGGTACTCAAGACGACCTATTAGTTTCAGATGTCTCTTTGACTAGTGGTCAAGCTGAAAGTACTAGTACCAAAGTCTCCATTAACAGCCGTTTAATTAACAAAAAACTTTCCAAAGATCTCGATAACGCCGACAATAAAATTACCAATATTAAAATTTTTGGAACAGCTATTAATAAAGATTTAAAAGACCATCTAGTTCAAAAAGCACCCGCCTACTTCAACGGTAGCAATGCCATCATTTCAACTAGTTCTCCAGAATTTAACATCCGTTATGAGAAGAACTGGAGCTTAATGGCTAAAGGGCTTGAAGAAAATTA comes from Companilactobacillus pabuli and encodes:
- a CDS encoding DUF2975 domain-containing protein encodes the protein MKIKTTLLKFVTLIIDAFVLFFVVMLSMSMLNAIQDHPFDLLTTVAGVTFLTVGLLVLVISYYLFRIFKLIDNHNFFTQQALHFVRMVRYLFIACSVVLLAILPIAYQAADIDDAPGLIIVALGFIFFPSAIAAFISVMEKILINSIQFKQENELTI
- a CDS encoding PRD domain-containing protein — encoded protein: MKFVKNYNNNAALVVDDENVEWMIVGKGIGFGKKPGDLVDASKITQKFKSVNNDEIDTLKEYDEDIINVTTDIVQDVEAFLKVKFNDYQYLILADHINFAYKRAKEHIEFTDRAVSWEVKKLFPKEYQASVRAIEIIREDLGVMFPKGELVFLTYHFVNLENEKETLQDTIQVSKMIADIINIIQISYHTTLDDESFNYSRLVSHLRYFLIRKLKSNNTSTEQLDPSLLKLMIMKYPDENATVQKISTFLRNTKGWALSQNDQVYLILHVWRVTHRNN
- a CDS encoding helix-turn-helix domain-containing protein, coding for MIKINLDLLLVKKNMTVTELAEKVGITQANISILKNGRAKAIRFSTLEKICQTLDCQPGDILEYIQE